The DNA sequence GGACCGGCGGCTGCACGTGCTGGAGCTGGCCACCGGCGCCGACCGCGTGCTCGTCGAAGAGGACGGCGAAGACATCGCCTGGGGCCTGGCCGAGTTCATCGCGGCCGAGGAGATGGACCGCACCCGGGGCTACTGGTGGGCCCCGGACGGCCGCAGCGTCCTGGCCGAGCGCTCGGACCGCGGCCCGGTGCCGCGCTGGACCATCGCCGACCCCGCCAACCCGCAGCACCCGGCGAACGTCGTCGCCTACCCGGCCGCGGGCACCACGAACGCGCTCGTGTCGCTGGCGGTGCTCGGCCTGGACGGCTCCCGCGTCGACGTCGAGCCGGGGGAGTGGGAGTACCTGGCCTCGGTGCACTGGTCGGCGGGCGGCGCGCCGCTGCTCGCCGTCCAGCCGCGCGACCAGAAGCGCATGGACGTCCTCGCGCTCGACGTCGCCGACGGCTCGACGTCGGTCGTGCACACCGCGGCCGACCAGCACTGGATCGACATCGTCGGCGGGGTCCCGGCGTGGACGCCGGACGGCCGCCTGGTCACCGAAGGCATGGTGGACGGCGACCACCGGCTGTTCGTCGGCGGCGAGGCCGTCACCCCGGCCGGGCTGCAGCTGCGCGCGGTGCTCGACGTCGGCGAGGAGATCCTCTTCAGCGCGTCCGAGGCCGACCCGACGCAGATCCACGTCTTCCGGACCGAGGGCGCTTCGGTGCGGCGCCTGTCCACTGTGGACGGCGTGCACCACGGCTCCGGGTCGGCGTCGGTCACGGTGCTCTCGTCGTGGAGCCTGGAGCACAGCGGGCCGCGCGTTTCGGTGCTGCGGGACGGCTCGCCGGTGGCGACGATTGCCGTGTCCACTGTGGACCCGGACATCGTGCCGAACCTGACCTGGCTGACGCTGGGCGAGCGCGGCCTGCGCGCGGCCCTGCTGCTGCCGCGCGGCTACGAGCCGAGCGAAGGCAAGCTGCCGGTGCTGCTCGACCCGTACGGCGGGCCGCACGCCCAGCGCGTGCTGCAGAGCCGCAACGCGTTCCTGACCTCGCAGTGGCTGGCCGACCAGGGCTTCGCGGTGCTCGTCGCGGACGGCCGCGGCACGCCCGGGCGCGGCGCGGTGTGGGAGCGCGAGATCCACGGCCGCCTCGCCGACGTCACGCTGGCCGACCAGGTGGACGCCGTGCAGGCGGCGGCCGCGCAGTTCCCGGAGCTGGACCTCGAGCGGGTGGCCATCCGCGGCTGGTCCTACGGCGGGTACCTGTCGGCGCTCGCGGTGCTGCGGCGCCCCGACGTGTTCCACGCGGCGGTCGCGGGCGCGCCGGTCACCGACTGGTCGCTGTACGACACGCACTACACCGAGCGCTACCTCGGCACGCCGCAGGACGAGCCGGAAAGCTACGCGCACAACTCGCTGATCGAGAGCGCCGCCGAGCTGAGCCGCGCGCTGCTC is a window from the Amycolatopsis sp. cg9 genome containing:
- a CDS encoding prolyl oligopeptidase family serine peptidase, which gives rise to MTDVDDLPFLRKQARTQRFTLGAPKEFRVAPDGSRVLFLRAESGTDPRHSLWAADLATGTETKLVDAAELLPGEEELPAEERARRERARETGGGVVHYGVDAAFTVAVFSLSGKLYTLDLASGEVTLRVDGSVIDPRPSPAGTHVAYVQDRRLHVLELATGADRVLVEEDGEDIAWGLAEFIAAEEMDRTRGYWWAPDGRSVLAERSDRGPVPRWTIADPANPQHPANVVAYPAAGTTNALVSLAVLGLDGSRVDVEPGEWEYLASVHWSAGGAPLLAVQPRDQKRMDVLALDVADGSTSVVHTAADQHWIDIVGGVPAWTPDGRLVTEGMVDGDHRLFVGGEAVTPAGLQLRAVLDVGEEILFSASEADPTQIHVFRTEGASVRRLSTVDGVHHGSGSASVTVLSSWSLEHSGPRVSVLRDGSPVATIAVSTVDPDIVPNLTWLTLGERGLRAALLLPRGYEPSEGKLPVLLDPYGGPHAQRVLQSRNAFLTSQWLADQGFAVLVADGRGTPGRGAVWEREIHGRLADVTLADQVDAVQAAAAQFPELDLERVAIRGWSYGGYLSALAVLRRPDVFHAAVAGAPVTDWSLYDTHYTERYLGTPQDEPESYAHNSLIESAAELSRALLIVHGLADDNVFVAHALRLSSALLAKGRPHVFLPLAGATHMTPQAEEVAENLMRTQVDWLLRELSAVAVDKENA